The window CGCCTCGTTGCTGCCGACGACGCGCTGCCAGATCGAGTAGAGGACGTGCCGGCCGCTGCGCTGCGGCAGGTTGATCGTCCAGTTGGTGAACGTGGTCGGGTTCTGGTTGTTGAAGGTCCTGATGTGGACCAGGTCCGACCACCTGAGCGGCATGGTGGGGTTCCAGCCCTCGCGGGTGAGGTAGAACTCGAAGTTGCTGTTGGCGTGCGGGGCGGAGGCGTGGTAGGTCAGGGTGAAGCTGCCCGGTCTGACCTGAGTGGCCGGCCAGTCGGCCCGCTGCAGGTCGAGGCCGCGATACTTGTCGCGCCCGGCGCTGCACAGCTTGCCGTCGGGGATCAGCTCACGGTGCCGCCCGCCCGCCTCCAGGAGCGAGACCTCGTTCCAGTCGTAGAACGCCTGCGAGCCGCTGGCCGCGACGGCGGCCTTGCAGGCGGCCGACTTGGGCGACTCGGGGCCCTCGTTCTTGCAGACGTAGACCCGGCTCGGCGGGTTGGACATCGTGCCGTGGGCACTCGCCGCCGAGGCGGGCAGCAGGGCCAGCACTCCACTGGCGGCCACGGCGGCGGCGATCGTCGTCTTGCGCACCTGTTACTCCCTGGGGGGTGTACGGGAATAAAAAGGAAACCTTCCTAAGAGTTAACCATTTCTGACAACCGCGCAAGCGATTCCGGTCAGAACGGTCACCCCGTTGAGGCCACACCCCCCGGCGGCGCCGCCGTACCCGCACGGCTCCGCTGGATCCAGGTCAGCCGGTGTAGAGGACGGCGTCGATCTCGATGTCGAAGCCGCTCAGCGCCACCGGGATCGTGGTGCGGGCCGGGAGGTTCGCGGTGCCGAAGAACTCCACGTAGATCTCGTTCAGCTCCGGGAAGTGGGCGAAGTCGCTCACGTAGACCCCCACCCGCACGGCCTGCGACAGGTCGGCGCCGGCCGCCTCGGCCACCTTGGCGAGGTTCGTGAACGCCTGGCGGGCCTGCTCGGCGAACGAGCCGCGCACCCACGTGCCGTCGGGCCGCACCGGGCAGGCGCCGGCCAGATAGACGTAGTCGCCGGCGACCACGGCCTGCGAGTACGGGCCACCGGGCGGGGCGGCCTCGGGGGTGTCGATGACGCGCTTGGGCATGTCGATCAGCCTCCTGTGACGGGTGACGGGAGACTCTACGACACCGCCCGGACGCGCCGCACCACGACCCCGAGCAGCCGGTCACCGGGCACGTGGCCGCAGTGGCGCGAGTCGTAGGAGTCGCCGGCGTTGTCCCCCCGCACGACCAGGCAGCCGGGCGGCACCCTCGCGCCCGCCTCCCATCCGGGCACCCCGTCCCTCGGCACGGGGTCGCCGGGGGCCGCCGTGGCCCGCTTGATGCTCCACGGCTGCTCGGGCCCGGCGTCTGCGCTCTCGGGGTGAGGCAGCCTGACCACCACGACCTGCCCGGCCCGCACCTCGCCGGCCGGGACCCGGCGTACCCACACCCGGTCGCCCGACCCGTACGCGGGCTCCATGCTGGCCCCGGACACCGTCACCAGCACGTACCTGCGGCGCAGCCACGACACGCCCGCCACGGCCGCGGCGAGGAGGACCGTCAGCGATACGGCCGCCCTCATCGGCACCGCACCGGGCCGGAGGGGATCACCTGTCGGCGGGCAGGCCGAGCCGGGTCACGTCACCCTCGGCCGCGACGATCACGCCCTCGCTGTCCACCAGGCAGAAAGCGGGATACTCGGTGACCTGGAAGGCCCGCGCGACCGGCCCCTCGTACCCGTCCTCCACCACCACCCGCGCCACGGGGCTCAGCTCCAGCACCATCTCCCGCGCCGCCTGCTCCCCGCCCGCCACGATCGCGAGGATCAGGCGGCGCCCGCCGATGCGGCCGCGCGCGTGGCCGAGGAAGCCCGGCAGCCTCTCCAGGCACGGCTTGCAGCCCGGGCTGAAGAACGCGACCAGCGTCTCGCCCGACAGGGAACCCCTGGAGATCTCCTCCCCGTCGAGGGTCCGCGCGGCGAACTCGCCGACCGTGCCGCCCACGTGCGGCAGCCCGGGAGGGGCCAGCGCTCCCGCGCCCGAGCGCAGGAGCGTCTCCAGGTGGGTGGCGTGCTCGCGGAGGCGGCGCACCACCCCCAGCGTGAGGATCAGGTCAAGCGTGCAGATCACGCCCACCAGGATGACGGCGGCCCACATCACGGCCATCACATGCTCCCTTCCACATGGCCCCCGGCCGGCGTGTGCCGCGACAGCCCCGGGCCGAACAGCTCTCCCACGTCATCGAGCCGGACGACCACCATGCCCAGCGTCAGCGCACCGGCCGCGGCCACCAGCAACCCGCCCGCGTCGGCCGAGCCGAACGCGGCGGGCTCCATCACCGCCCCCGTGACGACCGCGGCGAGGAGCAGCGCGTTGCGCACCAGGTGCCAGGGGCTCAGCTCCGCCGTCCCGCCGAAGCACCGGCAGGCCGTCGCCACCCCGCGCCGCAGCGCCAGGGCGATGGCCACGCCGAAGGCCGTCACCAGCACCGCCGCCAGCGCGAGCGCCACGGTGCTCGCGGGGACCAGCAGCACGACCACCGCCGCCTCGGCCGCCACCACGACGGGCGCCACGAGCCTGGCGACCGCCGCCGGCACCACGCGGGACGGCAGGAACGCGCCCAGCAGCCTGCGCGTCGACTCCACGAAGTCCCGCCACTGTCCCGGCCGCAGCTTGCTCAGCACGGACACGACGAAGACCAGGCCGACGAGACAGGTGACACCGAAAGCGAGATATTGCACGCGCGCCCCCAGCGCAGGAAAAGGGAAGCCTCGGCAAAGACGAATTCGGGAGCCACCGCACCTGCGGCGGGCACGGCGGCTCCCGAGTTCGCCGGCTAGCAGTCGCGGCCCGTGAGATTACACCCCGTGCACGCGGAACCGCTGAAACAGTGCTCGATGTAATAGCCCTCCACCGCGCGGGCGCCCATCACCCTGCAGCACCGCCGCCGGCACTGGCAAGGGCTTCCCGCCAGGGCCGTCACCTTGGGGACCATTCGCGTCAGCAGTTTGTCACCGAATCGCAGAATCGCATCGGTCATTGACATCCACCTCCCCTCGAGACCGTCTTGGCCCAGACAATCACGCTGCTTCTCTTCGGTAAAGCCAGAAGATCCGAATTTCCCGGCCGGCACGAAATCTCGGTATTTCGGGTGGCCCGATACCGGCAAAGGACGGAAACCCCGTGAGCGCCCGGCCTGACCGAAGTCCAGGCGCCCGCATCGCGCGGCGCGACCCGCCGCGCGATGCCGTGGCGGGCTCCCAGAGAACTCCAAGAAAAGCCCTGTAGCCTCCCACGCCATGGCATGGCAGC is drawn from Nonomuraea muscovyensis and contains these coding sequences:
- a CDS encoding lytic polysaccharide monooxygenase auxiliary activity family 9 protein, yielding MRKTTIAAAVAASGVLALLPASAASAHGTMSNPPSRVYVCKNEGPESPKSAACKAAVAASGSQAFYDWNEVSLLEAGGRHRELIPDGKLCSAGRDKYRGLDLQRADWPATQVRPGSFTLTYHASAPHANSNFEFYLTREGWNPTMPLRWSDLVHIRTFNNQNPTTFTNWTINLPQRSGRHVLYSIWQRVVGSNEAFYTCSDVDFGGGGGNPSPTPTPTPTPTPTPTPTPTSQPGGTWTAGTAYKAGDQVTYGGASYTCLQAHTALAGWEPPNVPALWKRA
- a CDS encoding RidA family protein; translation: MPKRVIDTPEAAPPGGPYSQAVVAGDYVYLAGACPVRPDGTWVRGSFAEQARQAFTNLAKVAEAAGADLSQAVRVGVYVSDFAHFPELNEIYVEFFGTANLPARTTIPVALSGFDIEIDAVLYTG
- a CDS encoding S26 family signal peptidase, which translates into the protein MRAAVSLTVLLAAAVAGVSWLRRRYVLVTVSGASMEPAYGSGDRVWVRRVPAGEVRAGQVVVVRLPHPESADAGPEQPWSIKRATAAPGDPVPRDGVPGWEAGARVPPGCLVVRGDNAGDSYDSRHCGHVPGDRLLGVVVRRVRAVS
- a CDS encoding TlpA family protein disulfide reductase, whose translation is MAVMWAAVILVGVICTLDLILTLGVVRRLREHATHLETLLRSGAGALAPPGLPHVGGTVGEFAARTLDGEEISRGSLSGETLVAFFSPGCKPCLERLPGFLGHARGRIGGRRLILAIVAGGEQAAREMVLELSPVARVVVEDGYEGPVARAFQVTEYPAFCLVDSEGVIVAAEGDVTRLGLPADR
- a CDS encoding MauE/DoxX family redox-associated membrane protein codes for the protein MQYLAFGVTCLVGLVFVVSVLSKLRPGQWRDFVESTRRLLGAFLPSRVVPAAVARLVAPVVVAAEAAVVVLLVPASTVALALAAVLVTAFGVAIALALRRGVATACRCFGGTAELSPWHLVRNALLLAAVVTGAVMEPAAFGSADAGGLLVAAAGALTLGMVVVRLDDVGELFGPGLSRHTPAGGHVEGSM